Proteins encoded in a region of the Pseudothermotoga elfii DSM 9442 = NBRC 107921 genome:
- a CDS encoding nucleotidyltransferase domain-containing protein, translating into MPKRSSQIRGALQLIRKGNFTAFSDVDLLVVYDDPIREDAYKIVKKTIRLKGLELHVYSLSEYKHVGIYRMNLINSCVFIEHRKEGAVFYVMEMNLRIQRVCGEWFRGGGTPREFYEPSRVEAGSHRFSRFRVGFIMIHQKDSVHLRNWLSQKYYDVLLDMLWDISYDFSGGDDMRFVSSRDIRNNPAVLWKDNETVITVNGKPKAIVMKIDGDPKEILDFMEKIRVQMAVEKLRLFSLEKGLDKLSEDEIEEIVREARK; encoded by the coding sequence ATGCCGAAAAGATCGTCTCAGATTCGTGGCGCTCTTCAGCTCATACGCAAAGGGAACTTCACCGCCTTCAGCGATGTCGATCTGCTTGTAGTTTATGATGACCCAATCAGAGAAGATGCCTACAAAATAGTGAAAAAGACCATCAGGTTGAAAGGCCTCGAACTCCACGTCTATTCTCTGAGTGAATACAAACATGTCGGTATTTATCGAATGAATTTGATAAATTCGTGCGTTTTTATCGAACATCGCAAAGAAGGCGCAGTTTTCTACGTAATGGAGATGAATTTACGGATTCAGCGTGTTTGTGGTGAATGGTTCAGAGGCGGCGGAACCCCAAGAGAGTTTTACGAGCCATCACGGGTTGAAGCGGGAAGCCATAGGTTTTCAAGATTTCGAGTTGGGTTTATCATGATACATCAAAAGGATTCAGTGCACTTGAGGAACTGGCTGTCTCAGAAGTATTATGACGTTTTGCTTGACATGTTGTGGGACATATCGTATGATTTTAGTGGAGGTGATGATATGCGCTTTGTTTCAAGTAGAGACATCAGGAACAATCCGGCTGTGCTCTGGAAAGACAACGAAACAGTCATCACAGTGAATGGGAAACCAAAGGCTATTGTCATGAAAATCGATGGTGATCCAAAGGAAATTCTGGATTTCATGGAAAAAATAAGAGTTCAAATGGCAGTTGAGAAGTTACGGTTGTTCTCACTGGAAAAAGGATTGGACAAGCTCTCAGAGGATGAAATCGAAGAGATAGTAAGAGAGGCAAGGAAATAG
- a CDS encoding ATP-binding protein, whose protein sequence is MDFSYVYRQNPWWEDKELIYIDMHIKNFEKSKFKHIPDFMDELKNYKNGVYIIKGPRQIGKTTILKLLIKDLIERKVNPLNIFYATLDLISNENELTQLLLDYFSMKGRNNNKSYIFLDEISSVNNWQKSVKYLYDIGKLENSFVVLTGSSSYDLKKSSERLPGRRGSGKDIVYLPVTFREYINQKYNVDFEYNLEDLFEMNEEELKAANLRVLRFKDDFKTYITTGGFPKVINDFFENNIISEEILNTYMNYLYGDIERFNRSRLILNQLIFKIPDLIGQRFSWNSLSNDIEAISSKNTIEDYFNLLCFNFLFGILFFYDFSKRTIKLKKQKKIYPVDLVITSVIENITNTEIKLSTKIEQVVFTHLLRYSKSLSEGLILYNGPYFWYSQKGNEIDFLIELRNKILPIEIKFQNNISPSDYFSMKKVFQRGILVTKKTVLKKDSIIALPIESFLLFL, encoded by the coding sequence ATGGACTTTTCGTATGTTTATAGACAAAATCCATGGTGGGAAGACAAGGAATTAATATATATCGATATGCATATAAAAAACTTTGAAAAAAGCAAATTCAAACACATACCTGATTTTATGGATGAATTGAAAAATTACAAAAACGGGGTTTACATAATAAAAGGTCCTCGGCAGATTGGGAAAACAACCATATTAAAATTGCTTATAAAAGACCTTATCGAAAGAAAGGTCAATCCACTAAATATTTTCTATGCCACACTTGATTTGATAAGTAATGAAAATGAGCTTACACAGCTTTTGCTGGACTATTTTTCGATGAAAGGAAGGAATAACAACAAGTCATACATATTCCTTGACGAAATTTCAAGTGTGAATAATTGGCAAAAATCAGTAAAATATTTATATGATATTGGAAAGTTGGAAAACTCGTTTGTTGTTTTAACGGGCTCTTCTTCGTATGACTTGAAAAAATCTTCCGAGAGACTTCCGGGAAGAAGAGGATCTGGAAAAGACATCGTGTATTTGCCAGTTACATTCAGAGAATATATTAATCAAAAATACAACGTTGATTTTGAGTATAACTTAGAAGATTTATTTGAAATGAATGAGGAAGAGTTAAAAGCTGCAAATCTGAGAGTTTTAAGATTCAAAGACGATTTTAAAACATATATCACAACTGGAGGCTTCCCAAAAGTGATTAATGACTTTTTTGAGAATAATATTATTTCAGAAGAAATCTTGAATACATATATGAATTATTTGTATGGTGATATTGAAAGATTCAATCGCTCGAGGTTGATATTGAATCAGTTGATTTTTAAAATACCTGATTTAATAGGTCAACGTTTTTCTTGGAATTCACTTTCAAACGATATAGAGGCAATTAGTTCGAAAAATACAATTGAAGATTATTTCAATTTATTATGTTTTAATTTCCTTTTTGGGATTTTGTTTTTTTATGATTTTTCTAAAAGAACAATTAAGCTTAAAAAGCAGAAAAAGATTTATCCTGTCGATTTGGTTATTACATCTGTAATTGAAAACATTACAAATACTGAAATTAAATTATCAACAAAAATTGAGCAAGTTGTCTTTACTCACCTTTTAAGATATTCAAAAAGTTTATCCGAAGGGTTGATATTGTACAACGGTCCATATTTTTGGTATTCACAAAAAGGAAATGAAATAGATTTTCTAATCGAATTAAGAAATAAGATTTTACCCATAGAAATTAAATTTCAAAACAATATTTCTCCATCTGATTATTTTTCGATGAAAAAAGTATTTCAAAGGGGAATATTGGTGACAAAAAAGACTGTATTAAAAAAAGATAGCATAATTGCACTTCCAATTGAATCGTTTTTACTTTTCTTATAA